One segment of Anastrepha obliqua isolate idAnaObli1 chromosome 3, idAnaObli1_1.0, whole genome shotgun sequence DNA contains the following:
- the LOC129241580 gene encoding UDP-glycosyltransferase UGT4, whose amino-acid sequence MANFVTTVPLLYLLSTLSCLVSGANVLAVLPSVWKSHYLFGRRLLQQIVETQLNYSVTLISPHAEEYPVQQKIREIRIEGLRENWEEMGLPFDVEQSRQRSIMEHFTRLMYAGAANVDLLLGDAKLRKLVRSGEKFDLLMVDLFLSDSLLGLAHFYQIPTVAISPTGANTWLNRMLGNPQSSALDPSIFLSYSERMNIWQRCVNTLMGLFEKLTYNFFYMISQEAVYTKHFQTLCQLANTTLPHHRDLTKNLSLVLINSHPIVQYPRAYLPNILEIAGAHLHEPHKQIELPMHIAYFIESAPSGVVYISLGADARTVDLAREKLDTILDVITDLKDYHFLIKWEDLKFYTSLPKNVMIAEWWPQESILLHSNVKVFISACGLMSIIESINGLTPILAIPIFPEQEVNARRLQQQGIALMMSFDAISYDALLHNIQLLATNENYAIQVAEKRRLLNSNYGTPISRSSHYIDLILSSHGGVNFLKSHANELNFMRAELVDVLAIIFLGLFVIIAVPFIVTCCILRRSYINQTAMQAHTGAHRATLKVTGRTSSTSGGVTVNDSPVLDWHRRNSAMQTAGVLKPPSSPSASSTASSVSVRSTASSAASSVGGSPRSENAVSGICGSEDVAAKREKLMRQAAMKTPSN is encoded by the exons atggcTAATTTTGTGACTACTGTGCCGTTGTTGTATTTGCTGAGTACTTTGTCATGTTTAGTGTCTGGTGCAAATGTACTGGCAGTGCTACCAAGCGTCTGGAAGTCGCATTACCTTTTTGGCCGTCGATTGTTGCAACAAATAGTAGAAACACAACTGAACTATTCTGTTACGTTGATAAGTCCACATGCCGAGGAGTATCCAGTGCAGCAAAAAATTAGGGAGATACGCATTGAGGGATTGCGTGAAAACTGGGAGGAGATGGGTTTGCCATTTGATGTAGAACAATCACGACAACGTTCAATTATGGAGCACTTCACACGACTGATGTACGCCGGGGCAGCAAATGTTGATCTCCTGCTGGGCGATGCAAAATTGCGAAAATTAGTACGTAGCGGGGAAAAGTTCGACTTGTTGATGGTTGATCTCTTTCTAAGTGATTCGCTATTGGG CTTGGCACATTTCTATCAAATACCCACCGTGGCCATTAGTCCCACTGGCGCAAATACGTGGCTAAATCGAATGCTAGGAAATCCACAAAGTTCAGCTCTAGATCCCAGCATTTTCTTATCATATTCAGAACGTATGAATATTTGGCAACGCTGCGTGAATACTCTAATGGGCCTATTCGAGAAGTTGACCTACAA CTTTTTTTACATGATCTCACAAGAAGCCGTTTACACAAAACATTTTCAGACGTTATGCCAGCTTGCCAACACTACTTTACCGCATCACCGTGATCTAACTAAAAATCTTAGTCTTGTTTTAATCAACTCACATCCCATAGTGCAATATCCGCGCGCATACTTGCCAAACATTTTAGAGATTGCTGGTGCACATCTGCATGAGCCGCATAAGCAAATCGAGCTGCCAATG CACATTGCTTACTTCATAGAATCGGCACCGAGTGGTGTGGTTTACATAAGCCTGGGCGCCGATGCGCGTACAGTCGATTTAGCGCGGGAAAAACTAGATACTATTTTGGATGTCATAACAGATCTGAAGGATTATCATTTCCTTATCAAGTGGGAGGATCTCAAATTTTACACATCACTACCTAAAAATGTAATGATAGCAGAGTGGTGGCCACAGGAATCCATTTTAT TGCACTCTAATGTCAAGGTCTTCATAAGCGCTTGTGGTCTCATGAGTATTATTGAATCTATAAATGGTCTCACACCAATACTTGCCATACCCATTTTCCCCGAGCAGGAAGTAAACGCTAGACGTTTGCAGCAGCAGGGAATCGCTCTGATGATGTCTTTCGATGCAATTTCATATGATGCACTACTGCATAACATACAGCTTTTGGCTACAAATGAAAATTACGCTATACAAGTGGCCGAAAAGCGTCGTCTGCTAAACTCTAACTATGGTACACCCATATCGAGGAGTAGCCATTATATTGACCTAATTTTAAGTAGCCATGGTGGCGTCAATTTTCTCAAATCGCATGCAAATGAGTTGAATTTTATGCGCGCTGAGCTGGTGGATGTATTagccataatttttttgggactATTTGTGATTATTGCGGTGCCATTTATCGTTACTTGTTGCATTCTTCGACGTTCGTACATCAATCAAACAGCAATGCAAGCTCATACTGGTGCACATCGTGCAACTTTAAAGGTGACTGGTCGTACCAGTTCGACAAGTGGAGGGGTTACAGTAAATGATTCGCCAGTTTTGGATTGGCATAGGCGTAATAGTGCAATGCAGACTGCTGGCGTATTGAAACCACCATCATCACCTTCGGCCTCCTCAACTGCATCGTCTGTGTCAGTCAGATCCACAGCATCGTCTGCTGCATCTTCAGTAGGCGGCTCACCGCGTTCCGAAAATGCTGTCAGCGGTATTTGTGGCAGTGAAGATGTCGCAGCTAAACGTGAGAAGCTTATGCGACAAGCAGCAATGAAAACGCCGTCAAATTAA